From a single Sulfolobus sp. E5-1-F genomic region:
- a CDS encoding type II/IV secretion system ATPase subunit, with the protein MVLIGKKKSHNKFEELSYYLQSIDESGIITLRANLENYNIVEHYSLKNFDVEVYIGEKEGIGYYLVNEPQLDKREEKILLAILDGLIYSPTTAVSNKQINLEKLQDDVLKISAKLGVIGEVKRNLKKYMYYITREIKYSVLQAPMSDPFIEEIELVSAGTPISVVHSRHSEWPRLETNIILGSELKVRRIVERLASLGGRSVSTATPLQDFMLPEGHRVAVTYGEEISRGTTFNIRKFPEKPLTIIDLIYKYGTLSELMAVYLWIIAEAKLFTFLVGPTGSGKTTALNALLMLLNPLAKYLTIEDTPELKLPHKYWIQFYTRPSNYEGSKDISYYELVRLSLRYRPDYIIVGEVRGKEIEWLVQAVASGHGGLTTFHGSNHVDLITRISGLLGQELSLQFRQLISVIAIIKRIETEDRKMNRKMISIVENDTNGFREVFRYDYERKGFIPDNSKEINSVQLERARELLGWSRDNLYREIENRLLLLRELAKKNVYEYDNLARELVKYYINGDRGE; encoded by the coding sequence ATGGTACTTATTGGTAAAAAGAAATCACATAATAAATTTGAAGAATTATCCTATTATCTACAATCGATTGATGAATCCGGAATAATAACTCTAAGAGCTAACTTAGAAAATTACAATATCGTGGAGCATTATTCCTTAAAAAACTTTGACGTCGAAGTTTACATTGGTGAGAAAGAGGGGATTGGTTACTACTTAGTAAACGAACCACAGCTAGATAAGAGAGAAGAGAAGATCTTGTTAGCGATTCTTGATGGCTTGATATATTCTCCCACAACTGCAGTATCAAATAAACAAATTAACTTAGAAAAACTTCAAGATGATGTATTAAAAATTTCGGCTAAATTAGGGGTTATAGGCGAGGTAAAGAGAAACTTAAAGAAATATATGTACTATATTACTCGAGAAATAAAATATTCAGTCTTACAAGCTCCAATGAGTGATCCTTTTATCGAAGAGATAGAACTAGTATCCGCAGGTACACCTATTTCAGTAGTTCATAGTAGACATAGTGAATGGCCCAGATTGGAGACTAATATTATTTTAGGCAGTGAATTAAAGGTGAGGAGAATAGTAGAGAGGTTAGCATCATTAGGTGGGAGAAGTGTAAGTACAGCTACCCCATTACAAGATTTCATGTTACCAGAAGGTCATAGAGTTGCCGTAACTTACGGGGAGGAAATAAGCAGAGGAACAACGTTTAACATAAGGAAATTCCCTGAGAAACCTTTAACGATAATTGATTTAATATATAAGTATGGAACATTGAGCGAGTTAATGGCAGTTTACCTATGGATAATTGCAGAAGCTAAGTTATTTACATTCCTCGTAGGCCCAACAGGTAGTGGAAAGACTACAGCTCTAAACGCACTATTAATGCTACTTAATCCATTAGCTAAATATTTAACGATTGAAGATACGCCAGAGCTAAAATTGCCCCACAAATATTGGATCCAATTCTATACTAGGCCATCGAACTATGAAGGAAGTAAGGATATCAGTTATTATGAGTTAGTAAGACTTTCTTTAAGATATAGACCGGATTATATTATAGTAGGAGAAGTCAGAGGAAAAGAAATAGAATGGCTAGTTCAAGCAGTTGCCAGTGGTCACGGTGGACTAACAACCTTTCATGGATCTAATCATGTTGACTTAATAACTAGAATCAGTGGGTTACTAGGACAAGAGCTCTCATTACAATTCAGACAGTTAATTTCAGTGATCGCAATCATAAAGAGAATTGAAACTGAGGATAGAAAGATGAATAGGAAAATGATATCTATTGTTGAAAACGATACAAACGGATTTAGGGAAGTATTTAGATATGATTATGAAAGAAAGGGATTCATTCCCGACAATTCAAAGGAAATCAATAGTGTTCAGTTAGAAAGGGCTAGAGAGTTATTAGGCTGGAGTAGAGATAATTTGTACAGAGAGATTGAAAATAGATTATTATTACTAAGGGAACTTGCTAAAAAGAACGTTTATGAGTATGATAATTTGGCTAGAGAATTAGTTAAGTATTACATAAATGGTGATAGGGGTGAGTGA
- a CDS encoding type II secretion system F family protein, whose translation MSERRIKLASIVSYDFLFLVLLSGLLNLIIALFRERLLYIVSGFFQYIVINPSVALGDALGFLFVLQALLLGLFIGGIVVLSINFTINLTRIRSEYEEGVPLSTILKSRIITSSRLGFIANWISERTKRYINASADLESPTEVGVRYVAYFLVSLLVVIPISLVLSIILLSPLPFLLLLFPLIFIFYPEQKYKSRAREMRDNIQDEIPFFVTLITIINASGTTIYEGMRKIVQFPLFKAMKKEALLIIRDIELFGKSPLDALEHRARLTLNRDYSWFLAGYTSIIRSGGDIEAYLFQKAREFLNWLQFRWRFYSERTSFIGELIVILFLIFPMFLIALAFFTNGAVILFLLIIPILFGTILYAITASNRPRYMDNLGLTKVQVLISVVVALLTAGVVEIYLNEIYYAIGLGLLVFSISSTMLMYNQIREINDIENSLPQFLRDITEFRKIGYDLSRAIKTLAEEKKYRRELNRVLDEIVKQDSMGIPITRAKINTRSWLGRFSLTTVQILIESGAVRPDLLEYLTEFTLNFIQSKKEAFSRMRAYQVLGILTPILLIATILIAIVIISSFTAITLPTNTLGLPQFPNIISQFILSPFILAEMFIFILLSTFTIGLLVTKALYGTVQYMIMPLIGLVLALLSIHFFSVIEPIILKFFSI comes from the coding sequence GTGAGTGAAAGAAGAATTAAATTGGCTAGTATAGTCTCATATGATTTCTTATTTCTAGTTCTATTATCAGGCTTATTGAATTTAATTATCGCACTATTTAGAGAACGACTTCTATATATAGTTAGTGGTTTCTTCCAATATATAGTGATTAACCCTTCAGTTGCACTTGGAGATGCTTTAGGTTTTCTATTTGTTCTTCAAGCATTACTTTTAGGATTATTTATTGGAGGAATAGTTGTTTTAAGTATAAACTTTACAATAAATTTAACGCGAATAAGAAGTGAATATGAAGAAGGTGTTCCATTATCAACTATTTTGAAATCTAGAATAATTACAAGCAGTAGATTGGGTTTTATAGCGAATTGGATAAGCGAGCGTACTAAGAGATATATTAATGCAAGTGCTGATTTGGAAAGCCCAACCGAAGTTGGCGTTAGATATGTTGCATATTTTTTGGTCTCGTTGCTTGTTGTAATACCGATATCATTAGTACTCAGTATAATTTTGCTCTCCCCTCTACCATTTCTATTATTACTTTTTCCATTAATTTTTATCTTTTATCCAGAACAGAAATACAAGAGTAGGGCTAGGGAAATGAGAGACAACATTCAAGATGAGATACCTTTCTTTGTTACTTTAATTACTATCATTAACGCCAGTGGTACGACTATATATGAGGGAATGAGAAAAATTGTACAATTTCCATTATTTAAAGCTATGAAAAAGGAAGCATTACTTATAATAAGAGATATAGAACTCTTTGGAAAATCCCCTCTTGACGCCCTAGAGCACAGAGCTCGGTTAACCCTAAATAGAGATTACTCTTGGTTTTTAGCCGGTTACACTTCGATTATAAGGAGTGGTGGTGATATTGAAGCATATCTTTTTCAAAAGGCTAGAGAGTTTCTTAATTGGCTCCAGTTTCGTTGGAGATTTTACTCCGAAAGAACATCCTTCATAGGTGAGCTAATAGTAATCTTGTTCCTTATTTTCCCAATGTTCTTAATTGCACTGGCATTCTTTACAAATGGTGCTGTTATATTATTTTTGCTTATAATACCAATATTATTTGGCACAATATTGTATGCAATTACAGCTAGTAATAGGCCAAGATATATGGATAATCTGGGTCTTACCAAGGTACAAGTACTAATCTCAGTTGTCGTTGCATTACTAACAGCAGGAGTAGTAGAAATATATCTTAATGAAATATATTACGCAATTGGTCTAGGACTTCTAGTATTCTCCATTTCATCGACAATGTTGATGTATAACCAAATAAGAGAAATCAATGATATTGAAAACTCGCTACCGCAATTTTTAAGAGATATCACGGAGTTTAGAAAGATAGGTTATGATCTAAGTCGAGCCATTAAGACATTAGCTGAGGAAAAGAAATATAGAAGGGAACTTAATAGAGTATTAGATGAGATAGTAAAACAAGATTCCATGGGAATTCCAATAACTAGGGCTAAGATAAATACTAGAAGCTGGTTAGGCAGATTCTCACTTACTACTGTTCAGATATTAATAGAAAGTGGTGCTGTAAGACCAGACCTCCTTGAGTATTTAACCGAGTTTACTCTTAACTTTATACAGTCGAAGAAAGAGGCGTTCTCAAGAATGAGAGCCTATCAAGTTTTAGGAATCTTAACGCCAATCCTTCTAATAGCTACAATACTCATAGCTATTGTGATCATTAGTTCATTCACAGCAATTACTTTACCAACAAACACGCTTGGTCTACCTCAGTTTCCTAACATCATTAGCCAATTTATTTTATCACCGTTTATCCTAGCTGAAATGTTCATATTTATCTTATTGTCAACCTTTACTATAGGGTTACTAGTAACTAAAGCGCTATATGGTACTGTTCAATATATGATAATGCCGTTGATTGGATTAGTATTAGCGTTACTTTCAATACACTTCTTCAGTGTAATAGAACCGATAATTTTGAAATTCTTCTCAATATAA
- a CDS encoding M1 family metallopeptidase, whose translation MHNVEKYEIFLDFNGYNYEGIEKIYLTSDEEKLELDSVNLDIESVKSDGRDAKFEVKGEKLIIYGKVERELEIRFKGKASNDSILGIYVAPYNGKGMITTQFEAIYARRFIPCFDHPAMKAKFRLSVKVQKGLKVISNMQVEKVEEDVNGKVIYHFQETPRMSTYLLYLGIDDFEEIVDNSKRPTIILATVPRKSKRGVFAINVARNVIEFYEKYFEIPYQLPKVHLIQVPEFAAGAMENWGAITFRETALLADESSSVYQKFRVAEVVAHELAHQWFGNLVTLKWWDDLWLNESFATFMSFKSLKYLFPQWDSEGHLIYSETLSALEDDSLSTTHPIEAHVRDPHEIEQMFDNISYGKGASILRMIEAYVGEENFRKGVVHYLNSFKFGNAEGKDLWDSISKVAGQNIGDIMADWITKPGYPIIFVNASGNSVRFSQKRFMLFDSGLNETYKVPLTYEINGKFGTLLLDKESAEIKIEEGLKSIKVNINRTGFYRVLYDSLDLAFSSKYNVYEELGLVNDYWNFLLADLINPKTYFDVINKFVYASNSFVSREVTSQFLTLYYLLKNNYGKDFLVNQVKIFRKANDDLGKLAYSAVSSALAIMDEDFALGLSTLFDQYENIDSNIKDAVAIAYAVTTNDFNTLLEKYKKYNLDEEKNRILNAISSLRDPSIVDKVFSLIFNKTIKAQDTRFVISSLVRNPYIREEVCGYLMNNFEEIKKFVNTVYGGPWGLGSIVRGMSFCGVDKPKNVIEFLEKVKFKEIERPTRESEERIKLYSRLKQKLL comes from the coding sequence ATGCATAACGTGGAAAAGTATGAAATTTTTCTGGACTTTAATGGATATAATTATGAAGGCATAGAGAAAATATATCTTACCTCTGACGAAGAAAAATTAGAGCTTGATAGTGTCAATCTCGATATAGAAAGTGTGAAATCTGATGGTAGAGATGCTAAATTTGAAGTAAAGGGTGAGAAATTAATAATTTATGGTAAGGTAGAAAGGGAACTTGAAATAAGGTTTAAAGGAAAGGCTTCTAATGATTCAATTTTGGGAATTTATGTCGCTCCTTATAATGGTAAAGGAATGATAACAACACAGTTTGAGGCGATATACGCTAGAAGATTTATACCATGTTTTGATCATCCTGCAATGAAAGCAAAATTTAGATTAAGTGTTAAAGTACAAAAGGGATTAAAGGTAATATCGAATATGCAAGTTGAGAAAGTAGAAGAGGATGTGAACGGTAAGGTAATTTATCATTTTCAAGAAACTCCTAGAATGTCTACATACTTGTTATACTTAGGAATAGACGATTTTGAGGAGATTGTGGACAACTCTAAGAGACCTACAATAATATTGGCTACAGTCCCTAGAAAGTCAAAAAGAGGAGTATTTGCAATTAATGTTGCGAGAAATGTTATTGAGTTTTATGAAAAATATTTTGAGATACCATATCAATTACCAAAAGTTCATTTGATACAAGTTCCAGAGTTTGCCGCAGGTGCTATGGAGAATTGGGGTGCAATTACTTTTAGGGAGACTGCTTTGTTGGCTGATGAGTCTTCATCTGTTTATCAGAAGTTCAGGGTTGCCGAGGTTGTTGCTCATGAGTTAGCTCATCAATGGTTTGGTAATTTGGTTACTTTGAAGTGGTGGGATGATTTATGGTTAAACGAGAGCTTCGCAACATTCATGAGCTTTAAGAGTCTAAAGTATTTATTTCCTCAATGGGATAGTGAAGGTCATCTTATTTATAGCGAGACTTTAAGCGCTTTAGAGGATGACTCCCTTTCGACTACCCATCCTATAGAGGCGCATGTAAGAGATCCCCATGAAATTGAACAAATGTTTGATAATATCAGTTATGGTAAGGGAGCTAGTATTTTAAGGATGATTGAGGCTTATGTTGGTGAGGAGAATTTCAGAAAGGGTGTAGTTCACTACTTAAACTCCTTCAAATTTGGGAACGCAGAGGGCAAGGATCTATGGGATTCAATTTCAAAAGTAGCTGGGCAAAATATAGGGGATATTATGGCGGATTGGATTACGAAACCTGGTTATCCTATAATTTTTGTTAATGCGTCTGGCAATTCAGTTAGGTTTTCGCAGAAGAGATTCATGCTCTTTGATAGTGGTTTAAATGAGACGTACAAGGTTCCACTTACATACGAGATTAACGGTAAATTTGGAACTCTCCTTTTAGATAAAGAATCAGCTGAAATAAAGATAGAAGAGGGCTTGAAAAGTATTAAGGTTAACATAAATAGGACTGGATTTTATAGAGTGCTTTACGATTCTCTTGATCTGGCCTTCTCGTCTAAGTATAATGTTTATGAAGAGTTAGGGTTAGTTAATGATTATTGGAATTTCCTATTGGCCGATCTGATAAACCCAAAGACGTACTTTGACGTGATTAATAAGTTCGTATATGCCTCTAACTCTTTTGTATCAAGGGAAGTAACCTCCCAATTCTTAACTTTATATTATCTATTAAAGAATAATTATGGAAAAGATTTCCTGGTTAATCAAGTGAAGATATTTAGGAAGGCTAATGATGATTTAGGTAAATTAGCGTATTCAGCTGTTAGCAGTGCCTTGGCTATAATGGATGAAGATTTTGCATTAGGATTATCGACTCTATTTGATCAATACGAAAATATAGATAGCAATATAAAGGATGCCGTTGCAATAGCATATGCAGTAACTACCAACGATTTCAATACTCTTCTAGAAAAGTATAAGAAGTATAATTTAGATGAGGAGAAGAATAGAATATTAAATGCGATTTCATCACTTCGTGATCCATCTATTGTAGACAAGGTTTTCTCATTAATATTTAATAAGACTATAAAGGCTCAAGATACTAGATTCGTTATATCCTCTCTGGTACGCAATCCTTATATAAGGGAAGAAGTTTGTGGCTATCTTATGAACAATTTTGAGGAAATTAAGAAATTTGTAAATACAGTTTATGGAGGTCCTTGGGGTTTGGGCTCTATAGTTAGGGGTATGTCATTCTGCGGTGTAGATAAGCCTAAAAATGTTATCGAATTTCTTGAAAAGGTTAAGTTTAAGGAGATTGAAAGACCTACTAGAGAATCTGAAGAAAGAATAAAACTATATTCACGATTAAAACAAAAGTTACTATAA
- a CDS encoding glycoside hydrolase family 116 protein gives MHTYINRSVNKKLVMKIEKYFGVPLGGIGTGKINFYPDLTIDEITILNNWSNPLRRIRGFHVLTFLDGEPIFLQTNPGKNVETSPRYTFIKHMDMWVEFPIIRYSTPFAEIEVYSILRRNDIKNSSLPAIKFKIKGKGRFAISFPNIVGSKKSGRVNEAYKGKLNGVIMKNERALNSDPAYGEIFLGCEGCKVITNFAYYKPAKVGMTEDITYFYNLEEHDEKYIIKPYAREEIGGIIYKDVDEEQTFILSWFFNGRPHHYPYGHYYENFFKDSIDVAEYALKLEPELGIEEKVEWLKDALLNSLYILTSNTWLTKDGRLAVYEDPYISKLMNTIGSMTFDGLGFTLLELYRDLVISADNNFLNYVNNGEAPHDIGEESIEDPIYGASYPYWWTDLGSTLVLMLYRDYVFTSDKRILEKNYNRIKEIIDWLIRKDMDGDCIPDSKGGYDNSYDGTHMYGASSYVASMFLSTLTAFIRISEILDVKINDKYYRFLECGKKTFNSLWNGKYFILWKKNTEENRSCLNSQLLGQFWCDILGLPPITDNDKINTALRSIYELNFRASKYCLANAVKEDGSIDTSTGQLRSCWPRVTFAIAAHMILRGMVKEGIEVAEREWNTIKELNPFDQSSRIDAIEGKYVGLMSYIGSTSVWLVKLALDKIR, from the coding sequence ATGCATACCTATATAAATAGAAGTGTAAATAAAAAATTAGTGATGAAGATAGAGAAGTACTTTGGTGTACCTTTGGGCGGAATAGGGACGGGAAAAATAAACTTCTACCCGGATCTTACGATTGATGAGATAACTATTCTAAACAACTGGTCAAACCCACTCAGAAGGATAAGGGGCTTTCACGTATTAACGTTTCTAGATGGAGAACCTATCTTTCTTCAAACCAATCCTGGAAAAAACGTGGAAACGTCTCCTCGATACACCTTCATTAAGCACATGGACATGTGGGTAGAGTTCCCGATTATTAGGTATTCAACACCTTTTGCTGAAATAGAAGTATATTCAATTTTAAGGAGAAATGATATTAAGAATTCATCACTCCCAGCAATAAAGTTTAAGATAAAGGGAAAAGGAAGATTCGCAATTTCTTTTCCAAATATAGTCGGAAGTAAGAAAAGTGGAAGAGTAAATGAGGCTTATAAGGGAAAGTTAAACGGTGTTATAATGAAAAATGAGAGAGCCCTAAACTCTGATCCCGCTTATGGAGAAATTTTCCTAGGATGTGAGGGTTGTAAGGTTATAACAAACTTCGCCTACTATAAACCAGCTAAGGTTGGAATGACTGAAGATATTACCTATTTCTATAATTTGGAAGAGCATGATGAAAAATATATAATAAAGCCTTATGCTAGAGAGGAAATAGGGGGTATCATCTATAAAGATGTGGATGAGGAACAAACGTTTATCCTTTCATGGTTTTTTAACGGAAGACCTCATCACTATCCGTATGGGCACTATTATGAAAATTTCTTTAAGGATTCGATAGATGTAGCAGAATACGCTCTTAAATTAGAGCCAGAACTAGGAATAGAAGAAAAAGTAGAGTGGCTAAAAGACGCTTTACTAAATAGTCTTTACATACTAACCTCAAACACTTGGTTAACCAAAGATGGTAGATTAGCTGTATATGAAGATCCTTACATTAGTAAATTAATGAATACTATTGGTTCTATGACCTTTGATGGTCTCGGATTTACTCTTTTAGAGCTTTATAGAGATTTAGTGATATCTGCTGACAATAATTTCCTTAATTATGTAAATAATGGAGAGGCGCCTCACGATATCGGAGAGGAGAGTATTGAGGATCCAATATACGGAGCGTCGTATCCATATTGGTGGACTGACCTAGGATCAACCTTAGTCCTAATGCTATATAGAGACTATGTATTTACTTCCGATAAGAGAATTTTAGAAAAGAATTATAATAGAATAAAGGAAATTATTGATTGGCTCATAAGAAAGGATATGGATGGTGATTGTATACCAGACTCGAAGGGTGGTTACGATAACTCTTATGATGGAACCCATATGTATGGAGCCTCATCCTACGTAGCATCAATGTTCCTTTCAACACTTACCGCATTTATTAGAATATCTGAGATTTTAGATGTTAAGATTAATGATAAATACTATAGATTTTTGGAATGTGGAAAAAAGACATTTAACTCCTTATGGAATGGAAAATATTTCATTCTATGGAAGAAGAATACCGAAGAAAATAGGTCTTGTCTAAACTCACAATTACTAGGCCAATTCTGGTGCGATATTTTGGGGTTACCACCTATTACCGATAACGATAAGATAAACACGGCTCTAAGAAGTATTTATGAGCTTAACTTTAGAGCTTCTAAATATTGCTTAGCAAATGCAGTCAAGGAAGATGGAAGTATAGACACTTCAACAGGTCAACTTAGATCATGTTGGCCTAGAGTTACCTTTGCAATAGCTGCACATATGATATTAAGGGGTATGGTTAAGGAGGGAATAGAAGTAGCAGAAAGGGAATGGAACACAATTAAAGAGCTTAACCCATTCGATCAATCGTCAAGAATAGATGCGATAGAGGGAAAATACGTAGGGTTAATGTCATATATAGGAAGTACCTCAGTTTGGTTAGTGAAACTAGCGTTAGATAAAATACGATGA
- the nagA gene encoding N-acetylglucosamine-6-phosphate deacetylase: protein MSKCIRGLEIITPLESFRDDLVISDGKIRKIGSEICNEEIKVYKGGYVVPGLIDIHTHGIGGILVNDIRNINDYEKMVKYYYSHGVTTFIPSTISEDIEKLISIARILSEVKSIGIHLEGPIINPNRAGAHKFLTNFDKRILEISKLFSIKRITVAPEILSDRELETIVDNFQVSLGHTDANSDDTRRAIGFGVSSVTHLFNAMRPFHHRDPGIIGVALTSSIYTEVIPDLIHVNEITINIISRLKGDSTILVSDSLQAAGLGEGEFLLYGEKIVCNKACFKDNNKLVGSNITLDEGVRRVSKVIGLKEAIKYATYSPASLLNLDDRGQISRGYAADLVILDENLNVILTLKDGSVVFSNI, encoded by the coding sequence GTGAGCAAGTGCATTAGGGGGTTAGAGATAATAACGCCTTTAGAGAGTTTTAGGGATGATTTAGTAATATCGGATGGAAAAATAAGAAAAATCGGTAGTGAAATATGTAATGAGGAAATAAAGGTATATAAAGGTGGCTATGTAGTACCCGGACTAATTGATATTCATACTCACGGTATAGGAGGAATTCTCGTAAATGACATTAGAAATATTAATGACTACGAAAAGATGGTAAAGTATTATTATTCACATGGTGTAACCACTTTTATTCCCTCAACAATTTCTGAAGATATAGAAAAATTGATCAGTATAGCAAGAATTTTGAGTGAAGTTAAAAGTATCGGAATACATCTTGAAGGACCTATAATAAATCCAAATAGAGCTGGTGCACATAAATTCTTAACCAACTTTGATAAAAGAATTTTAGAAATTTCAAAACTATTTAGTATAAAGAGGATTACTGTAGCACCCGAGATCTTGAGTGATAGAGAACTTGAGACTATAGTAGATAACTTTCAAGTTTCCTTAGGTCATACGGACGCTAACTCAGATGATACTAGAAGAGCTATAGGTTTTGGCGTATCATCGGTTACGCACTTATTTAATGCAATGAGGCCATTCCATCATAGAGACCCTGGGATAATCGGTGTAGCATTAACTTCTTCAATATACACTGAAGTAATACCAGATCTAATACACGTTAATGAGATTACAATAAATATTATAAGTAGGTTAAAAGGAGATAGTACGATATTAGTATCAGACTCCTTACAAGCGGCAGGGCTAGGTGAAGGTGAATTTTTACTTTATGGAGAAAAAATTGTCTGCAATAAGGCTTGTTTCAAAGATAATAACAAGCTTGTAGGGAGTAACATAACTTTAGATGAAGGTGTAAGAAGGGTTAGTAAAGTTATTGGATTAAAGGAGGCTATAAAATATGCAACATATTCTCCAGCTTCTTTACTTAACTTAGATGATAGAGGGCAAATATCTAGGGGTTATGCTGCAGATTTAGTTATTTTAGACGAAAATCTTAATGTAATATTAACGTTAAAAGATGGTAGTGTAGTCTTCTCCAATATTTAA
- a CDS encoding ABC transporter ATP-binding protein: MGLMELKGVSVIFEDKIGLFKKREFYAIKDISLSINQGDLLIVLGESGAGKTTLGRVIVGLQKPTSGEVIYDGYNIWKNKRKIFKKYRRDVQLIPQDPYSTLPFNKTVEEILAAPMVHWENISKEELKKRLINLLELVKLTPAQDFLGKYPHQLSGGQKQRVNIARSLSVSPKIIVADEPVTMVDASLRIGILNTLAEIKNRLNLTMVFITHDIPIARYFYHLLNKGNAIVMFAGKIVERGDLEEILKDPLHPYTKDLINLTPSIDNLYKEIDVKINYERVDKGCPYRLRCPFTMNICNNEEPKLFKYSHDVACFLYGKVKESEQVH, from the coding sequence ATGGGTCTAATGGAGCTTAAGGGAGTTTCAGTAATTTTTGAGGATAAGATTGGATTATTTAAAAAACGAGAATTCTACGCTATAAAGGATATATCTTTAAGCATAAATCAAGGAGATCTACTTATAGTATTAGGTGAAAGTGGAGCTGGTAAGACAACTTTAGGACGGGTAATTGTAGGTTTACAGAAACCTACGTCCGGTGAGGTTATTTATGATGGATATAATATATGGAAAAATAAGAGAAAAATATTTAAAAAATACAGAAGAGATGTGCAGTTAATTCCTCAGGATCCCTATTCTACACTTCCCTTTAATAAGACTGTTGAAGAGATCTTAGCAGCTCCCATGGTACATTGGGAAAATATTAGCAAGGAGGAGCTAAAAAAACGTCTGATTAACCTGTTGGAATTGGTAAAATTGACTCCTGCACAAGATTTTTTAGGTAAATATCCCCATCAACTTTCAGGTGGTCAGAAGCAAAGAGTTAACATAGCGAGAAGTCTTTCAGTAAGCCCTAAGATAATAGTAGCCGATGAACCCGTGACCATGGTTGATGCTTCTTTAAGAATTGGAATATTAAATACGTTAGCAGAAATAAAAAATAGGCTTAACCTTACAATGGTATTCATAACTCACGATATCCCAATAGCCAGATACTTCTATCATCTACTTAATAAGGGTAATGCGATAGTAATGTTCGCTGGCAAAATAGTAGAGAGAGGTGACTTAGAGGAAATATTAAAGGATCCATTACATCCTTATACTAAGGATTTGATAAATCTTACACCATCTATCGATAACCTATATAAAGAAATTGACGTTAAGATAAATTACGAAAGGGTAGATAAAGGATGCCCCTATAGACTTAGATGCCCTTTTACAATGAATATATGCAATAATGAGGAGCCTAAATTATTTAAATATTCGCATGACGTTGCATGTTTCTTATATGGCAAGGTGAAGGAAAGTGAGCAAGTGCATTAG
- a CDS encoding ABC transporter ATP-binding protein, producing MILEVHNLNVIYDEGNSKIVRAVNDVSFGVEKGEILGIIGESGSGKSTLINAILRAIRPPGKVVSGKVIFNGLDLFAIPIYEFKKLMWKEISYVPQASQNALNPVLRVSENFYYIAMSHGETDRKSVIERARELLKLVSLDPNRVLNMYPFQLSGGMRQRVMIALSLLLNPKLILMDEPASALDMLNQELLLKLIKNINQELGVTIIYVTHDILNIAQIANRLLVMYKGYVMEEGNTEEIIKNPLNPYTSLLISSIPSLKGEVKIINVSLDEPLLVGEKGCPFLNRCSKAFGRCKEELPEIYLVKDRKVRCHLYGSNGA from the coding sequence ATGATATTAGAAGTTCATAATCTGAATGTGATTTATGATGAGGGTAATAGTAAAATTGTAAGGGCAGTTAATGATGTAAGTTTTGGCGTTGAAAAGGGTGAAATTCTTGGAATTATTGGTGAAAGCGGTTCTGGTAAGTCTACACTCATTAACGCTATACTTAGAGCTATAAGACCACCAGGGAAAGTAGTTTCTGGGAAAGTAATTTTTAATGGCTTAGATTTATTCGCTATTCCCATTTATGAATTTAAAAAACTAATGTGGAAAGAAATTTCGTATGTCCCCCAGGCTAGTCAGAACGCTTTAAATCCAGTCTTACGCGTTAGCGAGAATTTTTACTACATAGCAATGAGTCACGGTGAGACTGATAGGAAAAGTGTAATTGAGAGAGCAAGGGAATTGTTGAAACTGGTAAGTTTAGATCCTAATCGTGTTCTTAACATGTATCCATTCCAATTGTCTGGTGGTATGAGACAGAGAGTAATGATAGCGTTAAGCCTTCTCCTAAATCCTAAGTTAATACTGATGGATGAACCAGCAAGTGCGCTAGATATGCTTAATCAAGAACTACTATTAAAGTTGATAAAAAATATAAATCAAGAATTAGGAGTTACAATAATTTATGTAACCCATGATATACTTAATATAGCTCAAATAGCTAATAGATTATTAGTTATGTATAAAGGCTATGTTATGGAAGAGGGTAATACTGAGGAGATCATTAAGAATCCATTAAACCCATATACATCGTTACTAATATCCTCTATTCCTTCCTTAAAAGGAGAAGTGAAGATTATCAATGTTTCCTTAGATGAACCATTACTAGTAGGAGAAAAGGGTTGTCCTTTTCTAAATAGATGTTCTAAAGCTTTCGGAAGGTGCAAAGAAGAATTACCCGAGATTTATTTAGTAAAAGACAGAAAGGTAAGGTGTCACTTATATGGGTCTAATGGAGCTTAA